In Phormidium yuhuli AB48, one genomic interval encodes:
- a CDS encoding YidH family protein, translating to MFRASSNVKNLSRDSPHNPSRVRDHLANERTYLAWIRTSLGLMGIGILLARLRYLIPNLSPGTGHSWLLGLATSFLGLMTIIVSTHNYFSDQQSIDKISYTPVTKWILFFSSFLLLIGSGLIYTILILPVLP from the coding sequence ATGTTTAGAGCGAGTAGCAATGTAAAAAATCTCAGTCGAGACAGTCCCCATAATCCCTCTAGAGTTCGAGATCATCTTGCTAATGAACGAACGTATCTGGCTTGGATTCGCACTTCTTTAGGTCTAATGGGGATTGGTATTCTTCTAGCTCGTTTGCGTTACCTCATCCCCAACCTATCTCCGGGAACAGGTCACAGTTGGCTTCTTGGTTTAGCAACCTCATTTTTGGGTTTAATGACAATCATTGTGTCTACCCATAACTACTTTTCTGACCAACAGTCAATCGACAAAATCAGTTATACTCCTGTAACAAAGTGGATTCTCTTTTTCAGTTCTTTTTTGCTTTTGATTGGCTCAGGATTGATTTACACGATTCTCATTTTGCCAGTTTTACCATAG
- a CDS encoding NIL domain-containing protein — protein sequence MANTIHQTIRLCIPKKYQKEPIISKLISEYHLNVNICAALLGADSYSSGWFDLDLDGEENSIQAAIAYLTDLDVLVKTSEEQY from the coding sequence ATGGCTAATACAATCCATCAAACAATTCGCCTTTGTATTCCCAAGAAATATCAAAAAGAACCGATTATCTCAAAATTGATTTCTGAGTATCACTTGAATGTTAACATTTGTGCTGCTTTGCTCGGTGCCGATAGTTATAGTAGCGGCTGGTTTGACCTTGATCTTGACGGAGAAGAGAATTCAATTCAAGCTGCGATCGCCTATCTCACAGATTTAGACGTTCTAGTAAAAACGTCAGAAGAACAGTACTAG
- a CDS encoding Crp/Fnr family transcriptional regulator, whose translation MNQFVSSERSAIGSDRGNKTVSAYPFSDWVGQKVTSSPPSFISRRNYLPGDPNFLWLIRKGFVRTFTYTENGGTATLGIWGSGDIIGPSLSLVPCYFMESITSVEALPISTKEWQPPLEIILKYWQETECLLLARAEMSVSLILMNILNWLSKRFGQPNPNGLLIDLNLTHQDLSDLCGTSRVTITRLLKQFEENGVIFRDSRKITLVSTTKPWHYEI comes from the coding sequence ATGAATCAGTTTGTTTCTTCAGAACGCTCAGCTATCGGATCTGATAGGGGTAACAAGACGGTTTCAGCTTATCCATTTTCTGATTGGGTAGGTCAAAAAGTTACCAGCAGCCCACCCAGTTTTATTTCTAGGCGAAATTATTTGCCAGGAGATCCCAATTTTCTTTGGTTGATCCGAAAAGGATTTGTCCGCACATTTACTTATACTGAAAATGGGGGTACTGCGACACTAGGAATTTGGGGGAGTGGTGATATTATTGGTCCTTCCCTGTCATTGGTTCCCTGCTACTTTATGGAATCCATAACCTCTGTAGAAGCCCTCCCAATTTCCACAAAAGAGTGGCAGCCTCCCTTGGAGATAATTCTTAAGTATTGGCAAGAAACAGAGTGCTTACTTTTGGCTCGTGCAGAGATGAGTGTGAGCCTTATCTTGATGAATATTTTGAACTGGCTTTCAAAACGATTTGGACAACCCAACCCTAATGGTTTATTGATTGACTTAAATCTTACACATCAGGATTTATCAGATTTATGTGGAACAAGCCGGGTAACGATTACTCGTTTGTTAAAACAATTTGAGGAAAATGGTGTAATTTTTAGAGATTCTCGTAAAATCACGTTAGTTTCTACAACAAAACCTTGGCATTACGAAATCTGA
- a CDS encoding DUF4351 domain-containing protein, translating to MQYLTSFERRARQEGIEQGVRLGKVELVRQLLSERLGSLDAEMLSRLDQLSSSQLDALARQLFQFQSLDDLEDCLDRLLE from the coding sequence ATGCAGTATCTGACCAGCTTTGAACGTCGCGCTAGACAGGAAGGCATTGAACAAGGAGTTCGGCTGGGTAAGGTTGAATTAGTACGTCAACTGTTGAGTGAGCGTCTGGGTTCCTTGGATGCTGAGATGCTGTCTCGGCTGGACCAACTCTCCTCAAGTCAACTGGATGCTCTGGCGCGTCAACTCTTTCAATTCCAGAGTCTCGATGACCTAGAAGACTGCCTAGACCGCCTATTGGAGTAG
- a CDS encoding DUF4351 domain-containing protein, producing MTQEPKTDYDSPWKQLLEDDFQQFMEFFFPEAAAEIDWDQPVIFLDKELQQVVRDADLGKRLADKLVQVSLKRGDEVWVLIHVEVQNQPESNFAERMFCYYYRIRDRYSRQVASFAVLGDEQASWRPQQYSDELFNCRLDFRFPIVKLLDYQNRWEELEASDNVFAIVVMAHLKTQQTRHNGRERQRWKFALIRGLYQRGFESQEVISLLHFIDWLMNLPEELNQQLWQQVSRLQEEQRMQYLTSFERRARQEGIEQGIEQGVRLGKVELVRQLLSERLGSLDAEMPSRLDQLSSSQLDALARQLFQFQSLDDLDGWLNRLDS from the coding sequence ATGACCCAAGAGCCGAAGACCGACTACGATAGTCCTTGGAAACAACTGCTAGAAGACGATTTCCAGCAGTTTATGGAGTTTTTCTTCCCCGAGGCGGCGGCAGAAATCGACTGGGACCAACCCGTCATCTTCCTTGACAAAGAACTCCAGCAGGTGGTGCGCGATGCCGATTTGGGGAAACGCCTGGCTGACAAACTGGTGCAAGTGTCCCTGAAGCGGGGGGATGAGGTTTGGGTGTTGATTCATGTGGAGGTGCAGAATCAACCGGAGTCGAACTTTGCCGAGCGGATGTTTTGCTATTATTACCGGATTCGCGATCGCTACTCCCGCCAAGTAGCCAGTTTCGCAGTTCTGGGGGACGAGCAAGCCTCCTGGCGACCGCAGCAATACAGCGATGAGTTATTTAACTGTCGGCTGGATTTCCGCTTTCCCATCGTTAAGCTTCTGGATTACCAGAATCGCTGGGAGGAGTTAGAGGCCAGCGACAACGTGTTTGCCATTGTCGTGATGGCGCACCTCAAAACCCAACAAACCCGGCATAATGGGAGAGAGCGCCAACGCTGGAAGTTTGCCCTAATTCGAGGACTCTATCAACGAGGCTTTGAGTCCCAGGAGGTGATTAGTCTCCTCCATTTCATTGATTGGTTGATGAATCTCCCCGAAGAACTGAACCAGCAACTATGGCAACAAGTCAGTCGGTTACAGGAGGAACAACGTATGCAGTATCTGACCAGCTTTGAACGTCGCGCTAGACAGGAAGGCATTGAACAAGGCATTGAACAGGGAGTTCGGCTGGGTAAAGTTGAATTAGTACGTCAACTGTTGAGTGAGCGTCTGGGTTCCTTAGATGCTGAGATGCCGTCTCGGCTGGACCAACTCTCCTCAAGCCAACTGGATGCTCTGGCGCGTCAACTCTTTCAATTCCAGAGTCTCGATGACCTGGATGGATGGCTGAACCGCCTCGACTCCTAA